Below is a genomic region from Actinomadura sp. NAK00032.
TCCGGGGCGGAGACGTGGATGTCGGTCATGGGGGCGGCCAGGCCGTGGCCCGTGGCCTTCAGAAGGGCCTCCTTGCGCGACCAGTAGGCGTGGAAGCCGCGCTTGCGGTCGGCCATCGCCGCCAGGGCGGCGCGCTCCGGGGCGGCGAGGACCATCTCGGCGAGGCGGTCGACATCGCGGTCGCTCTCGCGCTCCACGTCCACGCCCACCTCGGCGCCCTCGACGAGGACGAGGACGACGCGGTCGCCGGAGTGGGAGAGGGAGAAGTCGAGGGCGCTGCCGGGCAGCCGTGGCTTGCCGTGCGCGGCGCCGCAGTGCGGGCAGTCGGTGGTGAAGCGGATGGTCTCCGGCGCCAGGCCGGTCGCCTCGGCGAGGGCCGTGCGGGCGAGGAGGCGGCCGGTGACGAAGCGGGCCTTGTCCTCGGGGCGCAGGAAGCGGTCGTAGCGGTCGCGTTCGCCGTCGTCGAGCAGGTCGCGCATGGGGGGCTCGTCGACGGGGGCCGCCCAGCGGACGGCGCACTCCAGCATCTCCACGAACGTGATGATAGGACTTGGGCGTGACTCCTCCGCTCCGTGAAGGGAGCGGCTTCTCGCTAAGCCGCTTGCGCGGCGTTGCGAAGGGCAAGCCCTGCCCTGAGGATGTTGATGGCCGCGTTGACGTCGGCCTGTGCGGTGTGACCGCACGCTGTGCACGCGAACGCGGCCTGGGTGAGGCGGTTCTCATTGGCGCAGTGCCCACATTGGGGGCAGGTGCGGGAGGTATGGGCGGGGTTCACCGCGATCAGCTCTCGACCGGCGCTTTCAGCCTTGTGCGCGAGGATCGTCAGGAACACCCCCCACCCCGCGTCCAGGATGCTGCGGTTCAGGCCCGACTTCTGCGCGACGTTGCGGCCCGGCTGCTCGGCCGTACCGGACGCAGAGTGGGTCATGTTCGCGATCCGCAGGTCCTCGTGCGCGATCACGTCGTAGGCGCGGACCAGCGCGAGCGCGGCCTTGTGCGCATCGTCCAACCGCTGTCGGCGAACTTTGGCGTGCAGCGCGGCCACCCGCGCCACCGCCTTGCGGTGCCGCCCCGACCCTCGCTTCTTGCGGGCCAGGTCGCGTTGGGCGCGGGCGAGGCGTCCGGCGGATGCCGAAAGGTGGCGAGGGTTGGCCATGTGCTCCCCGTCACTGGTGGTGGCCAGGGACGCCACACCCATGTCGATCCCGGCGGCCGCGCCCGTGGCGGGCAGGGGCAGGGCGGGCACCCCGTCGCACGACAGGATCACGTACCAGCGGCGCCCTTCTCGCTTCACGCTGATCGTCTTCACCACACCATGAACGGGTCTGTGCCGGTGGACCCGGACGTGCCCGACCCCCTGGAGCCGCACGAACACCGCCGAGGGGTGTTCGGGTTGGGAGTCCCACCGGCACCCGTCACCGTCCCGAGGCCATTGCACCGTGTCGAACCAACCCCGTCCCTTGAAACGGGGGAACCCGGCGCGCTGCCCAGCCTTGGCGCGGCGGAAGAACGCCGCGAACGCCCTGTCCAGGCGGCGGAGCGTGGCCTGCTGGGAACTGAACGACCAGCGGCCCTGCCCGCCCTCATCACCGGCACGGATATGTTTCAACTCGGCGGACTGGTCCCCGTACCGGACTGTCACCCCGGCTTTGCGGTAGGCGGTGCGGCGGTGCTCAAGAGCGGCGTTGTACAACTGCCGGTGATCCTCCAGACACGCCGCCAAGGATCCGGCCTGCCGCGCGGTGGGGCGCAGCAGGAACTTGAACGACCTGTGCACACCCACCTCCCACACCAGAATCAGAACGGCCCGGTCGACGGTATCGATCGGCGCCGACAAAACTCGAAGGGAGGGAGCGCGGAATTCCCCGCCCGCTGGAGCGGGCGGGGCCCCTCCGCGCAAACCTGATGGGGCTGGATCTCTTCGCGGACGTGGCGGACCTGACGGCGGCGCTCGTCGACATCGAATCGGTGAGCGGCGGGGAAGGGCCGCTCGCCGACGCCGTCGAGGAGGCGCTGCGGGCGCTTCCGCACCTGGCGGTGGAGCGGGCGGGGAACAACGTCGTCGCCCGCACCGACCTGGGACGCGGTGAACGGGTCGTGCTGGCCGGGCACCTTGACACCGTCCCGCTGAACGGCAACCTGCCGTCGCGGGTGGAGGGCAACCGGCTCTACGGGTGCGGCACCACGGACATGAAGAGCGGCGTCG
It encodes:
- a CDS encoding 4'-phosphopantetheinyl transferase superfamily protein → MLECAVRWAAPVDEPPMRDLLDDGERDRYDRFLRPEDKARFVTGRLLARTALAEATGLAPETIRFTTDCPHCGAAHGKPRLPGSALDFSLSHSGDRVVLVLVEGAEVGVDVERESDRDVDRLAEMVLAAPERAALAAMADRKRGFHAYWSRKEALLKATGHGLAAPMTDIHVSAPDEPPEVLAWEGDAAVSPVRMADLTPGPGYAASIAVLTDRPLKITETPLD
- a CDS encoding transposase; the protein is MSAPIDTVDRAVLILVWEVGVHRSFKFLLRPTARQAGSLAACLEDHRQLYNAALEHRRTAYRKAGVTVRYGDQSAELKHIRAGDEGGQGRWSFSSQQATLRRLDRAFAAFFRRAKAGQRAGFPRFKGRGWFDTVQWPRDGDGCRWDSQPEHPSAVFVRLQGVGHVRVHRHRPVHGVVKTISVKREGRRWYVILSCDGVPALPLPATGAAAGIDMGVASLATTSDGEHMANPRHLSASAGRLARAQRDLARKKRGSGRHRKAVARVAALHAKVRRQRLDDAHKAALALVRAYDVIAHEDLRIANMTHSASGTAEQPGRNVAQKSGLNRSILDAGWGVFLTILAHKAESAGRELIAVNPAHTSRTCPQCGHCANENRLTQAAFACTACGHTAQADVNAAINILRAGLALRNAAQAA